The genomic DNA GCCATCACGTCGAGCGTGTCGTCGATGCGCACCTTGTTGCGGATCAGGCCCACCGCCTCTTGGCAGAGGATGCCGGCCACAGCGCCGATCACCAGCGCTTCGATTGGCCCGACAAAGCCCGAGGCCGGGGTGATCGAGGCCAGCCCGGCGATGGTGCCCGTGACGGCGCCCACGACGGAGGCCTTGCCGTATTTGATCTTCTCCCAGAGCGCCCAGGTGAGGGTGGCCGTTGCGGCGGAGATATGGGTGACGGTCAGTGCCATGGCCGCGCCGCCATCTGCCGCCAGCTGCGAGCCGCCGTTGAAGCCAAACCAGCCGACCCAGAGCAGCGAAGCCCCGATAACCACATAGCCCGGGTTGTGTGGCGGCTTGTTGTCATCCTTCCGGCGGCCAAGCACGGCGGCAAGGATCAGCGCGGCGATCCCGGCGGTTTCATGCACTACGATGCCACCGGCAAAATCCTTCACCCCGGTTTCGCCGAAGATCCCGCCATCGGCCAAAAAGCCGCCGCCCCAGATCCAATGCACCACCGGCGCGTAGCACAGCAGCATCCAGAGGCCGGAGAAGAGCAGGACGAAGCCAAAGCCGATCCGCTCCACGTAGGCCCCGACGAT from Oceanicola sp. D3 includes the following:
- a CDS encoding ammonium transporter: MVGADTAWIIVATALVLMMTLPGLALFYGGLVRARNVLSVFMQCYAIACLMSVLWLAAGYSIAFGEATSWWGGYDKLFLMGVTADSLSGTLPEILFFAFQMTFAIITPALIVGAYVERIGFGFVLLFSGLWMLLCYAPVVHWIWGGGFLADGGIFGETGVKDFAGGIVVHETAGIAALILAAVLGRRKDDNKPPHNPGYVVIGASLLWVGWFGFNGGSQLAADGGAAMALTVTHISAATATLTWALWEKIKYGKASVVGAVTGTIAGLASITPASGFVGPIEALVIGAVAGILCQEAVGLIRNKVRIDDTLDVMAVHGVGGIFGTIMIAAFGAGSWAAQLGSLAIVGVFTIVVTFALIYLCRLITPLRVDEETEHNGLDLAVHGESAYDHNS